The DNA segment TGCCCATATCTTGGTGAGTGGTGAGGATCACGCAGCCACCATTATCCGCATGTTGAATAAATAACTGTTCAAGCTCTTCGACACCTCTTTTATCGATTGCGGTAAAAGGCTCATCGAGGATCCACACTTTACAGTCATTGTGCCAGAGTCTGGCTAATGCTGTACGGCGGTGTTGACCAGCGGATAAATGCCCGGCGAGTGCTTCCTCAAACCCAGCTAAATTCACTTTAGCGAGAATGGCGGAAGTATCGAAATCATCATAGCCACTGATTCTTAAATTGAAGTTAAGGTTTTCTTCAGCGGTTAATTCGGATTTCACCCCGGCAAGATGGCCTAAATACAATAGGTCTTCGTTATATTCGTCGCGGCAACGGTTAATATCTTCATTGAGATAAAAAGTTTGTCCAGCGTAGGGACGAGATAAGCCTGCCAATATACGTAATAAACTGGTTTTGCCGGCGCCATTTGGGCCTTCGATCTGGACGATATCGCCAGCATTAATATCAAAACTTAATTCATCAAACAGGATGCGTTCTTCGCGGATACATGTCAGCTTGCTCGCCGATACCAGTGTGTTTACTGAAGTTATATTTGTCACTGAACCCTCTATCTCAAGCCGGAAGGAAACACAAGTGATTCTAACACAAACGATATTGCGGGGTTTACACTTGCTTAATACTAGATGTCAGCAATTTGATGTGGTTCCAATAACCGCAATATTTCTCGAACTAATCGAACTTTTTTAATACTTGCTAATATATTAACGAATTTGTCACGCTTGTCGCCTTATATCATTTGTGCTGAGATTCTAATCACAAAAAGATGAGATTTATTGAAGTTTGTAGTAATCTTAGTCCGCTATAATGAGTCTGCCTCAAAGGGCAGCGAGAGCTTTGTACGTATTTGCATTAGGAACATTGAACATGAAAAAACTGTTAGCAATGACTGCAGTCGCTGCTTTGACTATGTCAGTCAACGTTTCAGCTCAAGATGCTGAAGCTATTTTCAACAAGGCATGTACCGTATGCCACAGCATGGGTGTTGCTGGTGCTCCAAAGGCGCACAACGCTGCTGAGTGGGAACCACGCTTAGCAAAAGGTATGGACACTCTGTTACACAGTGTAAAAACTGGCTTAAACGCAATGCCACCAGGTGGTATGTGTACTGATTGTACTGACGAAGATTACAAAGCAGCTATCGAGTTTATGTCTAAAGCTCAGTAATTTTTGCAGTGTTAAAAAAACCGGCATCAGCCGGTTTTTTATGTCTGCGCTAAGCCGAAACTTAGCGCTAGGTGCGGACAACTTATTGCACTTGGGTATCTAACACTAAGCTTGCTGTGTCACCCACATTCACTTTGCTGACCTTGCCTTGAATATCACCTGCTTGAGGTTTGATATTGCCATGCTTAGACAACACCGCAATCACTTCAACACTCGCAGTTTGGCTCAGTTTCACATCGCCACCCATACCTGTGCTGTCATCGAGCGTTACTGTTACCGGTAAAGATTTTGCGCTCACCTTAGTTGCCGCTAATGGTACTTTAGGACCTTCGGTCGCACGGGCGAAGACGAAGATAGTGTCATCAGGGCCTGCTTGTGCGGCCAGTTCGGGTGAAATTGAAATCGCAATACTTACAGACTTAGTCGCAACTTTTGCCTGCTTGTGGACATCATCGTTTGGCATGCCAGCGGTTTCGCCTTGCATACGCAGGTTTGCTGTTTCAATGGCATTCATCAGCGCGGCGCGGTCTACATCGGTGCGGTCGCTATTGAGAATGGTTTGCCATGAATCAATGGCTTTTTGATAGTTAGCGGTGAAGAAAGCATCCATACCGACGAGCAGTAAGGTTGATGGATCCTGTGGATCTAATGCTAAAGATTCATCGATTAAGGCTTGAATTTGCGGTGTCATTTGCTGACCCGCTTTGTAGTACATAGCCGTTGCTTTTGGACCAATTAATTCAGCGTGTTTACCGACTAATTCCATCACCTTATCGAAGGCCGCTACAGCTTTATCGAATTGGTTAGCAGAGATATAGGCGTGACCTAGGCTGAACCAAGCTTGGCTGTTTTCAGGTTCGGCTTGTATTTGAGCTTCCATCATCTGTACGCGCTGCGCCATGATTTGCGCCGCGTCCATACCCGCATGTGGGTTAGCAGGTTGAGTGTTGCCGATATTCTCAAAGGCACCCAAGTGCTGATAGAGGTAACCTGAAATCGCAATCAAGCAGACCGACATGACCGATGGCCATAAAATGCTCTTAGGTTTGATCTGGTTGACGAGTGAATCATCGCTCGCTTGTTTGATGTCTTGAAGCAGGCTGATTTCTAGCTCTTTCTTCAGTGCATCAAATTCAGCTTGGTCGAGCAGTTCTTCATTGAGTTCTTTCTCAAGAGTGGCAAGACGTTCATTGAACAATTCAAGGTTAGTTTGTCTGCGAACGCCGGCTTCTTCAGTGCGTAACAACTTTTGCTGTCTGAAATGCGGGATCCAGATCAGCGTTAAGCTGACCAACACAACAAGCGCAATAAAAATCCAAAATGTCGTCATTGTTTCTATATTCACTTTAGTTTGCATAAAAGCGGTTGTTACCGCCGGCTTGGAAGCAAGATTATACGTAAAGATTATTCATTGAACAGTAATATAAGACCTTCAATGCAGTGAAAACTGAGAGTTGGGCACTGGTTCACAAATTGATCCATCAGGTAAATTTTGTATGAAACTTAAGGCTCATTTATCTGTCACATGCAAAACTGTAGGCCTGTGATGGCTCCATTTCGACAAAAATCGAGAATGAGACAAGTCACCCAGTTTTGTATGAAAGAGGCAGACAGGAACAATAGCAAATACTAAAATGAACAAAATTTCGTGCATTTGTGTGAACAGCATGTTGTGCGTTGGTCTAGAGTCTTTCTAAATCAACATATTATTAGAGACTGAGGAAAACCCATGATCCCAGAACTTGGACACTTTTCGCTGATTATAGGAGTGGCATTCGCCTTCTTATTAGTCAGCGTTCCCCTTATAGGTGTTGCCCGTAAAGACCAATATCTAGTGAGGTATGCTTGGCCGTTAACCTACGGAATGTTCTTTTTTATCGCTTTATCCGTAGTATCTCTTGGTTACAGCTTCGCCGTTGATGACTTCTCCGTTGCCTATGTGGCACATCACTCGAACTCCCAGTTACCTATCTTCTTTAAGATTGCGGCCGTATGGGGCGGTCATGAAGGGTCACTGCTGTTCTGGGTGTTTGCGCTATCGACCTGGGCGGCTTCGGTTGCCTTATTCAGTAAAGGCTTAGAAGAAGTGTTCACCGCTAGGGTTTTAGCGGTACTGGCGCTGATCGTGATTGGCTTCAGCTTATTTATGCTACTCACCTCTAGCCCATTTGAACGCCTATTTCCAATGCCAGCCGAAGGTCGTGACTTAAACCCAATGCTGCAGGACGTGGGCTTAATCTTCCATCCACCTATGCTGTACTTAGGTTATGTGGGCTTCTCGGTGAGCTTCGCATTTGCGATTGCCGCTCTCATGAGTGGTCACCTTGACTCTGCTTGGGCACGTTGGTCACGTCCTTGGACCTTAGCCGCTTGGATTTTCCTCACAGGCGGTATTGCATTAGGTTCTTGGTGGGCATACTACGAATTAGGCTGGGGCGGCTGGTGGTTCTGGGATCCCGTAGAAAACGCTTCCTTTATGCCTTGGTTAGTGGGTACTGCATTAGTGCACTCGCTGATCGTGACCGAAAAACGTGGTGCGTTCCGTAACTGGACCGTATTACTGTCTATCTTCGCGTTCTCTTTAAGCTTACTCGGCACCTTTATCGTGCGTTCGGGTGTATTGACCTCAGTACACTCCTTTGCAGCCGATCCAAGCCGCGGTATGTTCATTCTGTTATTACTGGGTCTAGCGATTGGTGGTTCACTCACGCTGTTCGCCTTCCGCGCCAGTGAAATGAGCAGCCCAGCACGTTTCGAGCTGAAATCAAAAGAAACCATGCTGTTAGTCTGTAACGTGTTACTCACGGTTGCAGCGGGTACTGTGTTGTTAGGAACTCTATATCCACTGCTGATCGATGCCTTAGGCATGGGTAAGATTTCTGTTGGACCTCCATACTTCAACGCTGTGTTTGTGCCTATCGTCCTTGTACTGTTTGGCTTTATGGGTGTCGGTCCAATCATCCGTTGGAAGAAATCCAAAGCCGGTGAGCTCAAGCGCCAATTACTGGTGCCAGCTTTAGTCTCAGCAGCGATTGGTATCGTGACACCGTTTATTGTGGATGGTGCGTTCAACGCTTGGGTTGCCTGTGGTATCGCCGCTGCGTCTTGGATTGTGTTAGCGACGGCAAGAGCCGCGTATAACATTGTTAAGCCAAAAGAAGGCGAAGTGAGCGTGGCACGTATGGGCCGCAGCGAACTAGGGATGATCTTAGCCCACTTAGGTATTGCCGTGTCGGTGATTGGTGCCACTATGGTATCGAACTACTCGGTTGAGAAGAGTGTGCGTATGGGCCCAGGCGTGAGCCAAGAGCTTGCGGGTTATACCTTTAAGTATCTCGAGACTAAGAACGTCGTCGGTCCTAACTACACCGCGCAACAAGGTCAAATTGAGATCTACAAAGGCGATAAACTGCTGACGTTACTCAAGCCTGATCGTCGCCAATACAATGTGCGTACTATGGACATGACCGAAGCGGGTATCGATTGGGGTCTGTTCCGTGACTTATATGTCACCATGGGCGACCCAATCAGCAGCACCGAGTTTGCTGTGCGTTTGAACTACAAGCCATTTGTTCGCTGGTTATGGTTTGGAGCAATATTCATGATGGTCGGTGGTTTCTTTGCCGCATCGGATAAACGCTATCGCTCAAAAGTGGCGGCTACGGTTAAGCCACAAGCTGAAAAAGCGAAATTAGCTACCGCGCAATAGTTGGGGAATATATGAAGAAGTTGGTTCTGTTTATCCCATTAGTCATCTTTCTTGGCATGGGGGTATTTTTATACAAAGGATTGTTTTTAAATCCACAGAAACTGGATTCAGCTCTGGAAGGAAAGCCGATCCCGGCTTTCCAACTGGAACGTCTCGAAACACCAAGCGAGATGATTACCAATGAGCAACTGAAAGGCAAAGTCTCACTACTCAACGTATGGGCCACTTGGTGTCCATCTTGTAAGTATGAGCATCCTTTCTTAGTCATGCTGAAACGCCAAAATATTCTGCCTATCTATGGGATCAACTACCGCGACGAGCGTATTCCCGCATTGGAAGAATTAAAACGTCAAGGCGATCCGTACCATACCAACATCTTCGATAAGGATGGCCGTTTAGGATTAGACCTCGGAGTTTATGGTGCGCCAGAAAGCTTTATTGTCGATCATAAAGGCATCATTCGTTTCCGTTACGCCGGTCCAATCGATCAGCGCGTATGGAGCGAAACCTTGTACCCCATGATCCAACAACTACAAGCTGAAGCGGCGAAGGATGGTGCAG comes from the Shewanella mangrovisoli genome and includes:
- the ccmA gene encoding cytochrome c biogenesis heme-transporting ATPase CcmA produces the protein MTNITSVNTLVSASKLTCIREERILFDELSFDINAGDIVQIEGPNGAGKTSLLRILAGLSRPYAGQTFYLNEDINRCRDEYNEDLLYLGHLAGVKSELTAEENLNFNLRISGYDDFDTSAILAKVNLAGFEEALAGHLSAGQHRRTALARLWHNDCKVWILDEPFTAIDKRGVEELEQLFIQHADNGGCVILTTHQDMGIIKDDRLRKIRLDYRFV
- a CDS encoding DsbE family thiol:disulfide interchange protein translates to MKKLVLFIPLVIFLGMGVFLYKGLFLNPQKLDSALEGKPIPAFQLERLETPSEMITNEQLKGKVSLLNVWATWCPSCKYEHPFLVMLKRQNILPIYGINYRDERIPALEELKRQGDPYHTNIFDKDGRLGLDLGVYGAPESFIVDHKGIIRFRYAGPIDQRVWSETLYPMIQQLQAEAAKDGAA
- a CDS encoding heme lyase CcmF/NrfE family subunit, with amino-acid sequence MIPELGHFSLIIGVAFAFLLVSVPLIGVARKDQYLVRYAWPLTYGMFFFIALSVVSLGYSFAVDDFSVAYVAHHSNSQLPIFFKIAAVWGGHEGSLLFWVFALSTWAASVALFSKGLEEVFTARVLAVLALIVIGFSLFMLLTSSPFERLFPMPAEGRDLNPMLQDVGLIFHPPMLYLGYVGFSVSFAFAIAALMSGHLDSAWARWSRPWTLAAWIFLTGGIALGSWWAYYELGWGGWWFWDPVENASFMPWLVGTALVHSLIVTEKRGAFRNWTVLLSIFAFSLSLLGTFIVRSGVLTSVHSFAADPSRGMFILLLLGLAIGGSLTLFAFRASEMSSPARFELKSKETMLLVCNVLLTVAAGTVLLGTLYPLLIDALGMGKISVGPPYFNAVFVPIVLVLFGFMGVGPIIRWKKSKAGELKRQLLVPALVSAAIGIVTPFIVDGAFNAWVACGIAAASWIVLATARAAYNIVKPKEGEVSVARMGRSELGMILAHLGIAVSVIGATMVSNYSVEKSVRMGPGVSQELAGYTFKYLETKNVVGPNYTAQQGQIEIYKGDKLLTLLKPDRRQYNVRTMDMTEAGIDWGLFRDLYVTMGDPISSTEFAVRLNYKPFVRWLWFGAIFMMVGGFFAASDKRYRSKVAATVKPQAEKAKLATAQ
- the ccmI gene encoding c-type cytochrome biogenesis protein CcmI codes for the protein MTTFWIFIALVVLVSLTLIWIPHFRQQKLLRTEEAGVRRQTNLELFNERLATLEKELNEELLDQAEFDALKKELEISLLQDIKQASDDSLVNQIKPKSILWPSVMSVCLIAISGYLYQHLGAFENIGNTQPANPHAGMDAAQIMAQRVQMMEAQIQAEPENSQAWFSLGHAYISANQFDKAVAAFDKVMELVGKHAELIGPKATAMYYKAGQQMTPQIQALIDESLALDPQDPSTLLLVGMDAFFTANYQKAIDSWQTILNSDRTDVDRAALMNAIETANLRMQGETAGMPNDDVHKQAKVATKSVSIAISISPELAAQAGPDDTIFVFARATEGPKVPLAATKVSAKSLPVTVTLDDSTGMGGDVKLSQTASVEVIAVLSKHGNIKPQAGDIQGKVSKVNVGDTASLVLDTQVQ
- a CDS encoding c-type cytochrome, translated to MKKLLAMTAVAALTMSVNVSAQDAEAIFNKACTVCHSMGVAGAPKAHNAAEWEPRLAKGMDTLLHSVKTGLNAMPPGGMCTDCTDEDYKAAIEFMSKAQ